Genomic window (bacterium):
ATTATTTGCCACTACCTTATATCAAGATCCTGCTACCGTAGAGCTTGTTAGTCATAAGCTAATGTTACGAGCTGGACTAATTAAAACCATGTCTTGTGGAATTTATACTTATCTTCCTCTGGCTCATAGGGTAATTCAAAAGATAAGTAAGATTATTAGAGAAGAATTAAATAAGGTTGGCGGCCAAGAACTCCTTCTTCCTATTTTACATCCAGCCCAGTTATGGCAAGAGACTAATCGTTGGAATGAATATGGAGAAGAAATGTTTAAATTAAGAGACCGAAAGAATAGATCTTTTGGCTTAGGCCCCACCCATGAAGAAGTAATCACTGATTTAGTAAGAAGAGAAATAAAATCTTATCGTCAACTCCCCTTGATGTTGTATCAAATTCAAACTAAGTTTCGGGATGAAATTAGGCCTCGTTTTGGGGTAATGAGAGCCCGTGAATTTATAATGAAAGATGCTTATAGCTTTCATAGGAATCAAGAAGATTTAGATAGCTGGTATGATAAATTATACCAAGCTTACCGTGATATCTTTACTCGTTGTGGGTTAAAATTTGCCATTATGGAAGCTGATTCAGGATTAATTGGAGGTTCTGTTTCTCACGAATTTATGGTTATTTCAGAGGAAGGAGAAGAACCTCTAGTTATCTGTGAGGGAGAAGACTACTCTTCTCATTTAGATCGAGCTACTTCTGTGCCTAATTCTATCTCAGGAAAAAAAGAAGAAACATTAGCCTTGCAGTTAATAGAAACACCAAACTTGAAAACCGTTCAAGAAGTGTCGAATTTTTTAAAAGTCCCTCCCTATCAATTAATAAAGACCCTTATTTACGAAGATGGAAAAAGATGCCTGGCTGTTTTAATTTCAGGAAACGATGAACTTAATGAAAAAAAATTAC
Coding sequences:
- a CDS encoding proline--tRNA ligase, encoding MRMTSLFATTLYQDPATVELVSHKLMLRAGLIKTMSCGIYTYLPLAHRVIQKISKIIREELNKVGGQELLLPILHPAQLWQETNRWNEYGEEMFKLRDRKNRSFGLGPTHEEVITDLVRREIKSYRQLPLMLYQIQTKFRDEIRPRFGVMRAREFIMKDAYSFHRNQEDLDSWYDKLYQAYRDIFTRCGLKFAIMEADSGLIGGSVSHEFMVISEEGEEPLVICEGEDYSSHLDRATSVPNSISGKKEETLALQLIETPNLKTVQEVSNFLKVPPYQLIKTLIYEDGKRCLAVLISGNDELNEKKLQKVVGGDNLALASQETIKRMTKAPLGYTGPVGLDNLEIIADHLIKDRFNMVVGANQANAHYLNANLLRDFKVAGFYDLRQVKEGDSCLKCGKRLKFYRGIEVGHVFKLGNKYSQAMKATFHDENGQEKEMIMGCYGIGVSRLVAAVIEQSHDQAGIIWPKTIAPYQILVLPTNVADPEISKLSFEIYDLLSNQGLEVIIDDRNESPGKKFKDADLIGLPICITIGNKAKESKKYEVKDRKSKERRYLSQDEVLKEMKEIFKICG